From Primulina huaijiensis isolate GDHJ02 chromosome 15, ASM1229523v2, whole genome shotgun sequence, one genomic window encodes:
- the LOC140959914 gene encoding probable inactive poly [ADP-ribose] polymerase SRO5, translated as MGDYSERWKVLDPNTATTPGIFVPYNSNAENLHTGSNLDQQDQEDYAPSDCESGISGTQNVQEFRISGKGLIRMDEGDKIHDTIKKKVVSSLSSCGFNAQVETIQRNDFSGIMSRARQLSFGIYEKAMERKCNGNANVKYAWYGAPKHEIDNILSHGFGLPTSTGAHGRGVYLFPVDHIGESMQSLVADEDGLKHVLLCRVILGRMEPVPVGSCMYNPSSEEFDSGVDNLLSPRKYIVWSSSMNTLILPDFVVSFRTSYSHGGFQGIPQTCKRPNSDWMPFTTLINALSKFLPPDAIKLITKHHNEHKKQKITRHEMIQRVRLIAGDKLLIMVIKSNREKIKPSHSNIIQQLNRRN; from the exons ATGGGTGACTATTCTGAAAGATGGAAGGTTTTGGATCCGAATACGGCCACAACACCGGGGATATTTGTTCCTTATAATTCTAATGCGGAAAACTTGCACACTGGTAGTAATCTTGATCAGCAAGATCAGGAAGATTATGCACCTTCTGATTGTGAGAGCGGGATTTCCGGGACCCAAAATGTTCAAGAATTCCGGATTTCTGGCAAGGGATTGATTAGAATGGATGAAGGTGACAAGATTCATGACACTATCAAGAAAAAGGTGGTTTCGAGTTTGAGTTCTTGTGGATTTAATGCTCAAGTTGAGACCATTCAGAGGAACGATTTTTCTGGCATCATGAGCCGAGCAAGGCAGTTATCATTCGGTATATATGAAAAAGCCATGGAGAGGAAGTGCAATGGTAATGCTAACGTGAAGTATGCTTGGTATGGCGCTCCAAAGCATGAGATTGACAATATTCTTTCCCATGGCTTCGGCCTTCCTACTAGCACCGGTGCTCATGGTCGTGGCGTTTATCTGTTTCCAGTTGATCACATTGGTGAAAG TATGCAATCATTGGTTGCTGATGAAGATGGACTGAAGCATGTGTTACTTTGCCGGGTAATATTGGGAAGGATGGAGCCTGTTCCTGTCGGATCGTGCATGTATAATCCGAGTTCAGAAgaatttgattctggggttgaTAATTTGTTGTCTCCGAGAAAGTATATAGTTTGGAGTTCGAGCATGAACACACTTATTTTACCAGATTTTGTGGTCAGTTTCAGGACATCCTATAGTCACGGTG GATTTCAAGGGATCCCACAAACTTGTAAACGACCAAATTCAGATTGGATGCCATTCACAACACTGATAAACGCTCTCTCCAAGTTCTTGCCGCCTGATGCCATAAAATTGATCACTAAGCATCACAATGAACACAAA AAGCAGAAGATAACAAGGCATGAAATGATTCAACGAGTAAGACTTATAGCCGGGGACAAGTTATTGATCATGGTTATAAAATCAAATCGAGAAAAG ATCAAACCATCCCACAGCAACATCATACAGCAATTGAACAGAAGAAATTGA